One window from the genome of Microbulbifer sp. ALW1 encodes:
- a CDS encoding BapA prefix-like domain-containing protein, producing MQTQVLDKSSGALSSFDSTSVVLNSPGFVKLALAQEDIISFSKSGVDLIVQLASGEIITIENFYLADAADTESDLFLQDPDSGAVLLAQKGPDGSIFSMAQVSSGADLAGVVPPTGEVVCPWVWAGLAALGIAAIGFSMDDSDGPGFETFDFPTPPPPPPASPPPAGGPPPSPPAPPPATPPAPPPVSEPPPAGEPPPGEEPPPAGEPPPPPPGEEPPPAGEPPPPPPPPPPPPPPPPPDGDADADSDADADADTDADADADADADADADADADADADADADADADADADADADADADADADADADADADADADADADADADADADADADADADADADADADADADADADADADADADADADADGDDDDDDDDDDDDDDDDDDDDDDDDDDDDDDDDDDDDDDDDDDDDDDDDDDDDDDDDDDDDDDDDDDDDDDDDDDDDDDDDDDDDDDDDDDDDDDDDDDDDDDDDDDDDDDDDDDDDDDDDDDDDDDDDDDDDDDDDDDDDDDDDDDDDDDDDDDDDDDDDDDDDDDDDECDTKCDIDVNVDVDIEFDCDDKGSDDPGCDDKPWEYGDKPSSGHGKPGGYEDASESSNGSSADEHGGLSYEFVFHGYALSVDFDIDVDKSTSDGKDGKECTIEVDIDIDIDISCDPGKGDKDPKYDDDGHGYGYQMVDIENSELLVEDMAGDHAPDYGASGDHGHPGEALEGVLEMALEHAIEGLLETALNQHGKPRSGDQDDCGCSDHPDHDSHGGDGLQVKLEDLLDGYMSSDFESDMSLVALFGTPMAVISGSEVLSELNLVNMDDHMTDVWTQNGNHEF from the coding sequence ATGCAAACTCAGGTGCTCGACAAGTCCAGCGGCGCCCTGAGCTCGTTTGATTCCACCAGTGTGGTATTAAACTCGCCAGGGTTCGTAAAGCTAGCTTTGGCGCAAGAAGATATCATTTCATTCTCAAAATCCGGAGTGGACTTGATTGTCCAGTTGGCCTCCGGCGAAATCATCACGATCGAGAATTTCTATCTCGCGGATGCAGCGGATACTGAGAGTGATCTTTTCTTGCAGGATCCGGATTCCGGCGCGGTGCTTCTCGCACAGAAAGGGCCAGATGGATCCATTTTTTCAATGGCGCAGGTAAGTAGTGGCGCTGATCTTGCGGGTGTGGTTCCGCCGACGGGTGAAGTCGTTTGCCCCTGGGTATGGGCTGGCCTCGCGGCCCTGGGGATAGCCGCAATTGGCTTCTCCATGGATGACTCGGATGGTCCGGGTTTTGAAACCTTTGATTTCCCTACGCCGCCGCCTCCGCCGCCTGCGTCTCCACCACCGGCAGGTGGGCCTCCCCCTTCGCCACCAGCGCCTCCGCCTGCCACACCACCCGCGCCGCCGCCAGTGAGCGAGCCTCCTCCCGCCGGGGAGCCACCTCCTGGAGAGGAGCCGCCGCCGGCTGGTGAACCGCCACCGCCACCTCCTGGAGAGGAGCCGCCACCGGCTGGTGAACCGCCACCGCCACCGCCGCCGCCACCGCCACCGCCGCCGCCACCTCCGCCGGATGGAGATGCTGATGCGGACTCAGACGCGGACGCAGATGCGGATACAGATGCCGACGCTGATGCTGATGCCGACGCTGATGCCGATGCAGATGCGGACGCTGATGCCGATGCAGATGCGGACGCTGATGCCGATGCCGATGCCGATGCGGATGCGGATGCGGATGCCGACGCCGACGCGGATGCCGATGCTGACGCTGATGCCGATGCCGATGCCGATGCGGATGCCGATGCGGATGCCGATGCGGATGCCGACGCCGATGCCGATGCCGATGCCGATGCTGACGCTGATGCCGATGCTGACGCTGATGCCGATGCCGATGCCGATGCCGATGCCGATGCCGATGCCGATGCTGACGCAGATGCGGATGCCGACGGCGATGACGACGACGACGATGACGATGACGATGACGATGACGATGATGACGACGACGACGACGACGATGACGATGATGATGATGATGATGATGACGACGACGACGACGACGACGATGACGATGATGACGACGACGACGACGACGACGACGATGACGATGATGACGATGATGATGATGATGATGATGATGACGACGACGACGACGACGATGACGATGACGATGACGATGACGATGACGATGACGATGACGATGATGATGACGACGACGACGACGACGACGACGATGACGATGATGATGATGATGACGATGACGATGACGATGACGATGACGATGACGATGACGACGATGATGACGATGACGATGACGATGACGATGACGATGACGATGATGACGATGACGATGACGATGATGACGATGATGATGACGATGACGATGATGATGATGATGATGATGATGATGATGATGACGACGACGACGATGATGATGATGATGATGATGACGACGATGAGTGCGATACCAAATGCGATATTGATGTCAATGTGGATGTCGATATCGAATTCGACTGCGACGATAAAGGGTCGGATGATCCAGGTTGTGACGACAAACCCTGGGAATATGGCGATAAGCCCAGCTCAGGACACGGCAAGCCTGGAGGGTATGAAGATGCCTCGGAGAGTTCGAATGGCAGCAGTGCCGATGAGCATGGCGGCTTAAGCTACGAGTTCGTCTTCCACGGGTATGCTCTTTCAGTTGACTTTGATATCGATGTTGACAAGTCAACGTCAGATGGAAAAGACGGCAAAGAGTGCACGATCGAGGTTGATATAGATATTGATATCGATATCTCCTGTGATCCGGGTAAGGGAGACAAAGATCCCAAGTATGACGATGACGGCCATGGATATGGTTATCAAATGGTCGACATTGAAAACTCGGAACTCTTGGTGGAAGACATGGCCGGCGACCACGCGCCAGATTATGGTGCAAGTGGTGATCATGGACACCCGGGCGAAGCACTCGAAGGTGTGCTAGAAATGGCGCTCGAGCATGCCATCGAAGGGCTGCTTGAAACTGCGCTGAATCAGCACGGTAAGCCGAGGTCCGGTGATCAAGATGACTGTGGTTGTTCAGATCATCCAGACCATGACTCCCACGGAGGTGATGGACTGCAAGTCAAGCTGGAGGATCTTCTCGATGGCTATATGAGTTCAGATTTTGAGTCGGATATGAGCTTGGTGGCGCTCTTTGGCACGCCGATGGCTGTAATTTCGGGCTCGGAAGTACTCTCGGAACTCAATTTGGTCAATATGGACGATCACATGACGGACGTCTGGACCCAAAATGGGAATCATGAGTTCTAG
- a CDS encoding CapA family protein — protein MTANFDALAVAQSGALRLAALTGKDGRLRYRYDSESDRDRTGYNVLRHAGTIWAMLDVYCTTRDSALLTSAKRATAFLLDEYLRFYKDVRGACICEDNKIKLGGNALSALALLEVHRLTGDNFLLAVAERLCHFMLDQRREHGDFVHKRYYKSGKISDFTSEYYVGEALLALISCYELTGNAEILNEVKSVEAELAKQDYGVKEHSHWMLYSLEKLQRHDDSPHIYHHAAKISREIIFDPKYIHWGRSTPTACRSEGLLAFLRMDHESNHDGELVRAARERVEANLVEQMNFFLEDGSFVRGGGDRRDREVRIDYIQHNISSFLHYARMAPAEKLDCKVEVDSASGGYSSNKYVLTICGDTNPGDSYQERQALKGKSNILADHGHAYSFTNFRRMLADSNYCVLNLEVSMTQQRESCLSGIKPYLDWTDPDETITVLSDLSVDAVCLSNNHTMDFGEYGLVDTLEYLDRAGIGRFGAGRSPEEALAVQHIYPDDDSQLEHIIFVGGFEYRANHVEWGYYATAENPGVNCWSSQKAFDQISSLRAQYPKAFIVAFPHWGSNYAHVKDKQRRIAEKIVEAGANLILGHGSHALQEVSRCRDVWVCYSLGNFVFNSPGRFSRSDVLPYGLISQLCVPKELGESVQLKLYPIQSNNLKTNYLPDFVEESEFRAVIEYLLAASREQELADISFSKDQYGYFCAIDLT, from the coding sequence ATGACGGCCAATTTTGATGCTCTCGCTGTCGCTCAATCTGGTGCATTGCGCTTGGCAGCACTTACCGGAAAGGATGGTCGACTCCGGTACCGTTACGACTCAGAGTCAGATAGAGATCGGACTGGTTATAACGTACTTCGCCATGCTGGAACGATCTGGGCAATGCTGGATGTTTACTGTACGACTCGAGATTCGGCGTTACTCACCTCGGCAAAACGAGCCACTGCGTTTCTGCTTGACGAGTATCTTCGATTTTACAAGGATGTGCGGGGAGCATGCATCTGTGAAGACAATAAGATAAAGCTCGGCGGAAATGCACTGTCTGCGCTTGCACTACTAGAAGTCCATAGGCTGACAGGTGACAATTTTTTGCTCGCTGTTGCAGAAAGGCTCTGTCATTTTATGCTTGATCAGAGGCGTGAGCATGGAGACTTCGTACACAAGCGATATTATAAATCGGGAAAAATTTCGGATTTCACTTCTGAGTACTACGTGGGAGAAGCATTACTGGCATTAATTTCCTGTTATGAATTGACGGGAAATGCTGAAATTTTGAATGAGGTGAAGTCGGTTGAAGCGGAATTGGCGAAACAGGATTATGGGGTAAAGGAGCATTCTCACTGGATGCTCTATTCATTGGAGAAGCTTCAGCGCCATGATGACTCCCCGCACATTTACCATCATGCCGCCAAAATTTCTCGTGAGATCATTTTCGACCCCAAGTATATTCACTGGGGCCGAAGTACTCCTACCGCCTGTCGCTCTGAAGGATTACTCGCCTTTCTGCGAATGGATCACGAAAGCAACCATGATGGCGAGCTTGTTCGAGCAGCGAGAGAAAGAGTCGAGGCGAACCTAGTTGAGCAAATGAACTTCTTTCTGGAAGATGGCAGCTTCGTTCGGGGTGGTGGTGATCGCAGGGATAGGGAAGTTAGAATCGACTATATACAGCATAATATTTCGTCTTTCTTGCACTACGCGAGAATGGCGCCAGCAGAAAAGCTTGATTGTAAGGTTGAGGTTGATTCTGCCAGTGGTGGCTACTCGAGTAATAAGTATGTGTTAACTATTTGTGGTGATACCAATCCAGGAGATAGCTATCAAGAGCGCCAAGCACTTAAGGGCAAAAGTAATATTCTTGCCGATCATGGGCACGCATATAGCTTCACAAATTTCAGAAGAATGCTCGCGGATTCAAATTATTGTGTCTTGAACCTGGAAGTTAGCATGACCCAGCAAAGAGAGTCATGTTTGTCTGGGATTAAGCCCTACTTAGATTGGACTGATCCCGATGAAACGATAACCGTGCTGAGCGATCTTTCGGTGGATGCGGTATGCCTATCGAATAACCATACGATGGATTTCGGCGAATATGGCCTCGTAGACACGCTGGAATACCTTGATCGAGCGGGCATCGGTCGCTTTGGCGCCGGAAGAAGCCCGGAAGAGGCATTGGCAGTACAACATATATACCCGGACGACGACTCGCAGTTGGAACACATCATATTCGTTGGTGGTTTCGAGTACAGGGCTAATCATGTTGAATGGGGCTATTACGCAACTGCCGAAAATCCGGGTGTCAATTGCTGGTCAAGCCAGAAAGCATTTGATCAGATAAGTTCACTTAGAGCGCAATATCCCAAGGCATTCATCGTGGCATTTCCTCATTGGGGGAGTAACTATGCCCATGTAAAAGACAAGCAGCGACGGATAGCCGAGAAAATTGTAGAGGCTGGCGCCAATTTGATTTTGGGGCATGGATCCCATGCATTGCAGGAGGTTTCCCGGTGTCGCGATGTTTGGGTTTGTTACAGTCTTGGAAACTTTGTTTTCAATTCTCCGGGACGTTTCTCGCGAAGTGATGTGCTGCCCTATGGGCTAATTTCACAGCTTTGCGTGCCAAAGGAGCTGGGCGAAAGCGTGCAACTCAAGTTATACCCAATACAATCGAACAATCTCAAGACGAATTATTTGCCGGACTTTGTTGAGGAGAGCGAGTTTCGGGCAGTGATCGAGTACCTATTGGCCGCCTCCCGCGAACAGGAACTGGCTGACATATCTTTTTCGAAAGACCAATACGGATATTTTTGTGCGATCGATTTAACCTGA
- a CDS encoding HlyD family type I secretion periplasmic adaptor subunit, which translates to MADSQQHRNNLLALQESAISRRARAPKVAANVAILEADFHNAGAYYSEDSDDSELTKSRRVIWIFFMLLVCFIAWSYFAKVDEVSKGAGKVVPTSRAQIIQSLEGGILARLNVSEGDIVERGQIIAQLDPTKIRSNVEESEARYRAALASVARLSAEVNGTALEFPTALDKYEELLAKERKLYQTRRKGLQDSLSSLEEARELVQRELSITRSLVNSGAASNVEVLRLSRQKSELDLKIKDVRSEYMVRAREELASVSSEVEALRSVIEGRADSLTRLTLKSPVRGIVKDIEITTIGGVLPPNGRLMEIVPLDDRLLIEAKISPRDIAFIHPGQEAKVKITAYEYSVYGGLDGKVTTISPDTIQDETQPGEYFYHVMILTDSDALINRAGKQFPIVPGMVATVDVRTGSKTVFDYLVKPFNQAGEALRER; encoded by the coding sequence ATGGCAGATTCACAGCAGCATCGGAATAATCTCTTGGCCCTTCAGGAATCGGCCATCTCTCGGAGAGCGCGTGCACCGAAAGTCGCTGCTAACGTGGCTATTCTGGAAGCAGATTTTCACAATGCTGGAGCCTACTACAGTGAGGACTCGGACGACAGTGAGCTGACCAAGTCGAGACGTGTTATCTGGATTTTCTTCATGCTGCTGGTGTGCTTTATCGCCTGGTCTTACTTCGCCAAGGTAGATGAGGTTTCAAAGGGGGCTGGAAAGGTTGTTCCCACTTCGCGCGCACAGATTATTCAATCTCTTGAAGGTGGTATTTTGGCGCGTCTCAATGTGTCAGAAGGGGATATTGTTGAGCGCGGGCAGATCATCGCCCAACTGGATCCCACTAAAATACGCTCCAATGTGGAAGAGAGCGAAGCGCGGTATCGGGCGGCGTTAGCCAGTGTCGCGCGTTTGAGTGCAGAAGTGAACGGCACCGCTCTTGAGTTTCCCACGGCACTTGATAAATACGAAGAGCTGCTGGCAAAAGAACGCAAGCTGTACCAGACCCGTCGTAAGGGCCTGCAGGATTCTCTAAGCAGTCTTGAAGAAGCGAGGGAGCTGGTACAAAGAGAGCTATCAATTACCCGATCTCTTGTGAACTCCGGAGCGGCGAGTAATGTCGAAGTACTACGTCTCAGTCGTCAGAAGTCCGAGCTGGATCTGAAAATCAAGGATGTACGCTCCGAGTATATGGTGCGCGCACGTGAAGAGCTTGCCTCCGTGAGCTCGGAAGTAGAAGCGCTGCGCTCGGTCATTGAGGGGCGTGCGGATTCCCTGACAAGGCTTACTCTGAAATCACCGGTACGCGGTATTGTCAAGGATATTGAAATAACGACGATCGGTGGTGTGCTGCCGCCCAATGGTCGTTTGATGGAGATAGTCCCTCTGGATGATCGTCTGCTGATTGAAGCAAAAATTTCCCCGAGAGACATTGCATTTATTCACCCTGGACAAGAAGCCAAAGTAAAAATTACTGCGTATGAATATTCGGTCTATGGAGGGCTGGATGGCAAGGTCACAACAATTTCACCTGACACCATCCAGGATGAAACACAACCTGGTGAGTACTTCTATCACGTGATGATTCTGACGGACTCTGATGCGCTCATCAACCGTGCCGGTAAACAGTTTCCTATTGTGCCAGGGATGGTAGCTACCGTGGATGTTCGCACCGGTTCGAAAACCGTATTCGACTATCTGGTAAAACCTTTTAATCAGGCCGGTGAGGCGTTACGCGAACGTTGA
- a CDS encoding MFS transporter → MDRQWWQSLYGLPPLIWIVLIGSFLGRGTYFMVWPFLAILLYEKFALGPATIGLILSLSAVVAAVLGFYVGTLSDRFGRRNILVLGTAINTLAFAYLAMAETLAAFIVSITFCAIGRSIWEPPASALFGDLIRDKSTRELALQFRYFLINVGAALGPIVGVWAGISAQQSTFGLTAASYFLLCIAFILAFRFSQAGRASLARGSSVTSFRSTLEVLARDKVFLVVIFANILTLFIYAHMDSSLVQYLTQQQAPALVGLISSMILVNATTIVLLQFPLLRLLEPLNVNYRIFIGIATLAIGQAWFAMNPVHWFYGWLGATFIVSLAETILFPTMSVQIDRMAPDHLRGSYFGAASFYSLGWSSAPLAGGVIIEWLGGPALYWIMFFLCGVVVTLYYYSRNLECAGQTSVLDSDLNLGVEGEYPSAQEKTTLTT, encoded by the coding sequence ATGGACAGGCAATGGTGGCAATCACTGTATGGCTTACCGCCACTGATATGGATCGTTTTAATCGGGAGTTTTTTGGGGCGCGGAACCTATTTTATGGTTTGGCCTTTCCTTGCGATTTTACTCTATGAAAAATTTGCGTTGGGTCCGGCGACAATTGGGCTGATCCTGAGCCTCTCTGCCGTGGTGGCTGCGGTACTTGGGTTTTACGTGGGAACCCTGTCCGACCGCTTTGGTCGGCGAAACATTCTGGTGCTGGGTACGGCGATCAATACCCTGGCATTTGCGTACCTGGCTATGGCAGAGACCTTGGCGGCCTTTATCGTCTCAATCACCTTTTGTGCCATTGGTCGATCCATATGGGAGCCGCCAGCCAGTGCCCTGTTTGGCGATCTGATCCGGGATAAATCTACTCGGGAACTGGCGCTGCAATTTCGCTATTTTCTGATTAATGTTGGAGCGGCGCTGGGTCCCATCGTGGGTGTCTGGGCAGGAATCAGCGCGCAACAATCAACCTTCGGGTTGACGGCTGCCAGCTATTTTTTACTGTGTATTGCATTTATTTTGGCATTCCGGTTTTCGCAGGCGGGTAGGGCGTCATTAGCACGAGGCTCTTCGGTGACGAGCTTCCGAAGTACCCTGGAGGTATTGGCGCGCGACAAAGTATTTCTGGTTGTGATTTTCGCCAATATATTGACGTTGTTTATCTATGCGCACATGGATTCCAGCCTGGTGCAGTATTTGACCCAGCAGCAGGCACCAGCGTTGGTCGGGTTGATATCCAGCATGATCCTGGTGAACGCCACGACCATCGTGTTGTTGCAGTTTCCGCTATTGCGACTTTTGGAACCATTGAACGTCAATTATCGAATTTTTATTGGCATAGCGACATTGGCGATTGGCCAAGCTTGGTTTGCCATGAATCCCGTTCATTGGTTTTACGGTTGGTTGGGTGCAACCTTTATCGTAAGCCTGGCGGAAACAATTTTGTTTCCCACCATGAGCGTTCAGATTGACAGAATGGCTCCCGATCACTTGCGTGGTAGTTACTTTGGTGCTGCTTCCTTTTATTCACTGGGGTGGTCAAGTGCGCCATTGGCAGGTGGTGTAATAATAGAGTGGCTGGGTGGTCCAGCGCTGTACTGGATTATGTTCTTTCTTTGTGGCGTGGTAGTTACCCTCTACTACTACAGTCGTAACCTGGAGTGCGCAGGACAAACTTCCGTTTTGGATAGCGACCTCAATCTTGGTGTCGAAGGTGAATATCCGAGTGCCCAGGAAAAAACGACTTTGACGACGTGA
- a CDS encoding TolC family outer membrane protein, producing the protein MQVGISEAVLQAVDWHPEVGESVGELHRQQQNIRAARAGYFPQVSVGVVGGYDTESQGDGNGHAVQLYVSQVIYDFGKISGSVDSATASARASQARVLQTIDSVARDTAQAAIEVLRYQDLVDSADAQVEGVAAISRLVTIRNQRGASSRSDVLQAQARIESARANRQQTLAQLSRWQSVLQNLMGVAQPVVLTSGLPQSVVHGCSVDPILANTAPAVLVAEAERAEAVAQLKEARAQSWPTLSLDGSVNSYLDQQYVDTNALNDHESAVFLNLSMPIYQGGRIYANRDAANFAMRSAEAAKDSARLAVARDLRIAQSQSVGLEHSISILDARLQAIEETRDLYRKQYSALGTRTLVELLNSEEEVQQARVEKSNTQYDLYRLHVDCLYTVGQIRNAFDLEGRAIQGVEVLP; encoded by the coding sequence TTGCAAGTCGGAATTTCTGAAGCCGTGCTACAGGCAGTGGATTGGCACCCGGAAGTCGGTGAATCTGTGGGTGAGCTTCACCGGCAGCAGCAAAACATTCGTGCTGCCCGGGCTGGATACTTTCCTCAGGTCAGTGTCGGGGTTGTCGGTGGTTACGATACGGAAAGCCAGGGAGATGGTAACGGCCATGCGGTCCAGCTGTACGTTTCTCAGGTCATTTACGACTTCGGAAAAATTTCCGGTAGCGTGGATTCCGCGACTGCCAGTGCCAGAGCGTCCCAGGCCCGGGTTTTACAAACCATCGACTCTGTGGCCAGGGATACAGCGCAGGCTGCAATTGAAGTTTTGCGTTATCAGGATCTGGTCGATTCTGCTGATGCACAAGTGGAGGGCGTGGCCGCGATTTCCCGCCTGGTCACCATACGGAATCAGCGAGGCGCTAGCTCTCGTTCCGATGTTCTTCAAGCTCAGGCCCGTATTGAATCCGCCCGGGCGAATCGTCAGCAGACCCTGGCCCAGTTGAGTCGTTGGCAGAGCGTACTACAGAACCTGATGGGTGTAGCGCAACCGGTCGTGCTGACTAGTGGGCTTCCCCAGTCCGTCGTCCACGGTTGCTCGGTAGATCCGATTCTAGCGAACACAGCTCCGGCGGTGTTGGTTGCCGAAGCGGAGCGTGCCGAAGCAGTTGCCCAGCTAAAGGAAGCCCGCGCACAGTCCTGGCCCACCTTGTCACTTGACGGCAGTGTAAACAGCTATCTGGATCAACAGTACGTGGATACCAATGCATTGAATGATCATGAAAGTGCGGTATTCCTGAACCTGTCCATGCCGATTTATCAAGGCGGTCGAATCTATGCCAACCGAGACGCTGCAAACTTTGCGATGCGATCTGCAGAGGCGGCAAAAGATAGCGCACGACTGGCGGTAGCGAGAGATTTGCGTATTGCCCAGAGCCAGAGTGTTGGTCTGGAGCACAGTATATCTATCCTCGACGCGCGGTTACAGGCCATTGAGGAAACAAGGGATCTGTACCGTAAGCAGTATTCGGCTCTGGGTACGCGCACATTGGTGGAGTTATTGAACTCTGAAGAAGAAGTTCAGCAAGCGCGCGTCGAGAAAAGTAACACTCAGTATGACCTTTATCGGTTACACGTTGACTGTCTTTATACCGTAGGGCAAATCCGTAACGCGTTTGACCTGGAGGGGCGCGCCATTCAGGGCGTCGAAGTGCTGCCATGA
- a CDS encoding type I secretion system permease/ATPase: protein MIETDQQTSAPQGQKQPIQGDPTEPREYKLWLSAIVTVAKFYRLEFSEENARIASDRGGDEPVENVVRSMARQAGLVAKFCDFEPDMLSPWRLPIVVQLRDGQVGVIETTDNKGLLSVSFSGDRGAASQVKAEILIRHVTSAVILRPAHNVADARVDDYVKPQQKHWFRSIILRDLRPYGHVMIATVVANILALAGILFSKQVYDRVIPAESLPTLYVLFSGVMIAVLFDFFMRINRIRVTDLLGKRADIRVSDLVYGHAVRLRNSARPKSTGAFISQIRELERVREMVTSSTILALADLPFFFLFLFVMWYIAGPLALVPLGALAALIIPGLLAQQKLARLAGESIRESSLRNAMLVETIQGMEDIKTLQAEQRFQQQWNHYNAVTAESNLRLRGLIGRLVTWTHNVQSSVFALIVLFGAPMVMAGDMTTGALVAASILGSRMMAPMSQITQVLSRWQQAKYALKGLDQIMQLPVDHPEGRRRVHLSSIDGNYQLRQTAFKYAGCDGSPALQVESLDIRAGEKIAVLGRNGAGKSTLLQALSGFMEASEGEITLDGVSMEHIDPADTRRDIGLLTQNANLFHGTLRENVTLGAPGATDREIIAALDMSGAMEFVRKLPKGMDHLILEGGLGLSGGQRQSLMLARLFIRNPQIILLDEPTASLDDLTEKRFIGKLKRWATGRTLIVATHRSSTLQLADRILVVENGKLILDEPKNIALEKLAQASSRANTGTSESAGESVGQAAASARDVSKDERVN, encoded by the coding sequence ATGATAGAAACCGATCAGCAAACATCTGCGCCACAAGGACAGAAGCAACCTATTCAAGGTGATCCAACTGAGCCTCGAGAATACAAGCTGTGGCTGAGCGCCATTGTAACCGTGGCAAAATTCTACCGGCTTGAGTTCTCTGAGGAGAATGCCCGTATTGCTTCCGACAGGGGAGGTGATGAGCCGGTAGAAAATGTGGTGCGCAGTATGGCCCGTCAGGCTGGCCTGGTCGCAAAATTCTGTGATTTTGAACCGGATATGTTGAGTCCCTGGCGGTTGCCGATTGTGGTGCAACTTCGCGACGGTCAAGTCGGTGTAATCGAAACCACGGATAATAAAGGTTTGTTATCAGTATCTTTCAGCGGCGACCGTGGTGCGGCATCGCAGGTTAAGGCGGAGATACTGATCCGCCATGTGACTTCCGCGGTCATTTTACGCCCTGCGCATAATGTGGCGGATGCACGGGTTGATGACTACGTAAAACCACAACAAAAGCACTGGTTCCGCTCCATCATCCTGCGAGATCTCAGGCCTTATGGTCATGTGATGATCGCTACTGTCGTCGCAAATATTCTCGCCCTCGCCGGCATCTTATTTTCAAAGCAGGTCTATGATCGGGTAATTCCCGCAGAGTCATTGCCGACGCTCTATGTGCTGTTCAGTGGTGTCATGATTGCGGTGCTGTTTGATTTTTTCATGCGTATTAATCGTATTCGGGTGACCGATCTACTGGGCAAGCGCGCAGACATTCGCGTATCTGACCTCGTATATGGGCACGCGGTTCGCTTGCGTAACAGTGCACGTCCGAAGTCGACTGGCGCATTTATATCCCAGATCCGCGAGCTGGAACGTGTGCGGGAAATGGTAACTTCCAGCACCATTCTCGCCCTAGCAGATCTACCGTTCTTTTTTCTCTTCCTGTTTGTTATGTGGTACATCGCCGGGCCCTTGGCTCTGGTACCGCTGGGTGCGCTTGCTGCACTGATTATCCCGGGACTGCTTGCCCAGCAAAAACTGGCGCGATTAGCCGGGGAGTCCATCCGCGAGTCCTCGCTGCGCAATGCGATGCTGGTGGAAACAATACAAGGTATGGAAGATATCAAGACACTTCAGGCAGAACAGCGCTTCCAGCAGCAATGGAATCACTACAACGCCGTTACTGCGGAGTCTAATTTGCGTCTTCGTGGCCTGATCGGTCGGCTTGTAACCTGGACACACAACGTGCAGTCATCGGTATTCGCACTGATTGTATTGTTTGGCGCCCCGATGGTGATGGCTGGGGATATGACAACTGGTGCATTGGTGGCTGCCTCCATTCTTGGTTCCCGAATGATGGCGCCAATGTCGCAGATCACGCAGGTTCTGAGTCGCTGGCAGCAGGCTAAATATGCTCTAAAGGGGTTGGATCAGATAATGCAGCTGCCTGTTGATCACCCCGAGGGACGACGCCGGGTACATCTGTCCTCCATTGATGGTAACTACCAGCTCCGACAAACCGCGTTCAAGTACGCTGGATGCGATGGGTCGCCCGCGCTGCAGGTGGAATCCCTGGACATCCGCGCAGGGGAAAAGATTGCAGTACTCGGCCGTAATGGTGCGGGCAAGTCAACGTTGCTGCAGGCCCTGTCTGGATTTATGGAGGCTAGTGAGGGAGAGATCACCCTGGACGGGGTGAGCATGGAGCATATCGATCCCGCGGATACACGCCGGGACATCGGCTTACTCACCCAGAATGCCAATCTCTTTCACGGTACCTTACGTGAAAACGTAACGTTGGGCGCGCCCGGTGCTACCGATCGGGAAATTATTGCCGCGTTGGATATGTCTGGTGCGATGGAATTTGTACGCAAGCTACCGAAAGGTATGGATCACCTGATATTGGAAGGCGGCCTGGGATTGTCCGGTGGTCAGCGACAATCACTGATGCTGGCTCGTCTATTTATCCGCAACCCCCAGATCATTCTGCTGGACGAGCCGACCGCATCCCTGGATGACCTCACAGAAAAACGATTTATCGGAAAGCTAAAGCGCTGGGCGACAGGGAGAACACTGATCGTAGCCACCCATCGCAGCAGTACTCTGCAGCTGGCGGACCGTATTCTGGTGGTTGAGAACGGAAAGCTGATTCTGGATGAACCCAAGAACATAGCGCTAGAGAAACTGGCGCAAGCCAGCTCCAGGGCCAACACGGGTACTAGCGAGAGTGCGGGCGAGAGTGTCGGTCAGGCAGCGGCGTCCGCGCGGGATGTCAGTAAAGATGAACGGGTGAACTAA